Proteins encoded together in one Prevotella scopos JCM 17725 window:
- the tig gene encoding trigger factor, with protein MKISFENPDKVNGLMTILVEEADYKDEVEKTLKDYRKRADVPGFRKGQVPMGLLKRQYGPQIKMDAINKLLGENLQKYIADNKIQMLGQPMGSESQEPIDLEKPAPYEFKFDIAVAPEFKIELNGKNKIDYYEIAVDDKLIDQQVEMFQSRSGHYDKAEVFDPEQRDMLKGDLRELDENGNTLEGGITVEGASLMPQYIKVEDQKKLFDGAKLGDIIIFNPTAAYPDNDIEVSSLLKIKKEEVAEHKGNFSYQITEISRFVKAENNAELWKSVYGEDADIKDEAAFRKAIADGLAEQLKGDSNYKFIQDLRAYCEKKVGELTFPDAILKRIMLANNQDKGEEFVEKNYAQSIKELTWHLIKEQLAKDHGIKVDDNDVRESARQMARAQFAQYGMTNVPEDYLNGYADEMLKKRENIDSFVESALDRKLAEAIKEVVKLNVKTVSLEEFNKLVSE; from the coding sequence ATGAAAATTTCATTTGAGAATCCCGACAAAGTGAATGGTTTGATGACCATCCTCGTTGAGGAAGCTGATTACAAGGATGAGGTTGAGAAGACTCTCAAAGATTACCGTAAACGTGCCGACGTTCCTGGTTTCCGTAAGGGTCAGGTGCCTATGGGCTTGTTAAAGCGCCAGTACGGTCCACAGATTAAGATGGATGCTATTAACAAACTTCTTGGTGAAAACCTTCAGAAATATATTGCTGATAACAAGATTCAGATGTTAGGTCAGCCAATGGGCTCTGAGTCACAGGAGCCAATAGACTTGGAGAAGCCAGCTCCTTACGAGTTCAAGTTTGATATTGCTGTTGCTCCAGAATTTAAGATTGAGTTGAATGGCAAGAACAAGATTGACTATTACGAGATTGCTGTTGATGACAAGTTAATCGATCAGCAGGTTGAGATGTTCCAGAGCCGTTCTGGTCACTATGACAAGGCTGAGGTGTTCGATCCAGAGCAGCGTGATATGTTGAAGGGTGACCTCCGTGAGTTGGATGAGAATGGAAATACACTCGAGGGTGGTATCACCGTTGAGGGCGCATCATTGATGCCACAGTACATCAAGGTTGAGGATCAGAAGAAACTCTTCGATGGTGCTAAGCTTGGTGATATCATTATCTTTAACCCAACAGCAGCTTATCCTGATAACGATATTGAGGTTTCTTCACTTTTGAAGATTAAGAAGGAAGAAGTTGCTGAGCATAAAGGTAACTTCTCTTATCAGATTACAGAGATTTCACGCTTCGTTAAGGCTGAGAATAATGCTGAACTTTGGAAGAGTGTTTATGGTGAAGATGCTGATATCAAGGATGAGGCAGCTTTCCGTAAGGCAATTGCTGATGGTTTGGCAGAGCAGTTAAAGGGTGATTCTAACTACAAGTTTATTCAGGATCTCCGCGCTTACTGCGAGAAGAAGGTAGGTGAACTGACTTTCCCAGACGCTATTTTGAAGCGTATCATGTTGGCAAACAACCAGGATAAGGGTGAGGAGTTTGTAGAGAAGAACTACGCACAGAGTATCAAGGAGTTGACATGGCACCTGATTAAGGAGCAGTTAGCTAAGGATCATGGTATCAAGGTTGATGATAACGATGTTCGCGAGAGTGCTCGTCAGATGGCACGTGCACAGTTTGCTCAGTATGGTATGACTAACGTACCAGAGGATTACTTGAATGGTTATGCTGATGAGATGCTGAAGAAGCGCGAGAACATAGACTCATTCGTTGAGTCAGCTCTTGATCGCAAGCTCGCAGAAGCTATCAAGGAAGTTGTAAAATTGAACGTTAAGACCGTAAGTCTTGAGGAGTTTAACAAACTTGTAAGCGAGTAA
- the lptB gene encoding LPS export ABC transporter ATP-binding protein, with protein sequence MSESDNIVVRPEGEGSILRTEKLVKRYGKRTVANGVSINVKQGEIVGLLGPNGAGKTTSFYMTTGLVVPNEGHVYIDDQEITNFPVYKRARAGIGYLPQEASVFRKMSVEDNIMSVLEMTKLSKQERIDKMESLIREFRLEKVRKNLGDRLSGGERRRCEIARCLAIDPKFIMLDEPFAGVDPIAVEDIQHIVWRLKFRNIGILITDHNVHETLNITDRAYLLFEGRILFKGTPEELAANKIVKEKYLGTDFVLQKKDFQLLDQRKRAQEEANGL encoded by the coding sequence ATGTCAGAATCAGATAATATTGTTGTGCGCCCAGAAGGCGAGGGAAGTATTCTTCGTACAGAGAAACTGGTGAAGCGATACGGAAAGCGTACTGTTGCCAATGGTGTGAGCATCAATGTGAAGCAGGGTGAGATTGTGGGATTGCTCGGACCAAATGGTGCGGGAAAGACCACGTCGTTTTATATGACAACAGGATTGGTGGTCCCTAATGAAGGACATGTGTATATTGATGATCAGGAGATTACCAATTTCCCTGTTTATAAGCGTGCGCGTGCTGGTATTGGCTATCTCCCACAGGAGGCGAGTGTCTTCCGTAAGATGAGTGTGGAAGATAATATCATGAGTGTCTTGGAGATGACAAAGCTATCAAAGCAGGAACGTATCGACAAGATGGAGAGTCTGATTCGCGAATTCCGATTGGAAAAGGTGCGTAAGAATCTTGGTGACCGTCTTTCTGGTGGTGAGCGTCGTCGTTGTGAAATTGCTCGCTGTTTGGCTATCGATCCAAAGTTTATCATGCTTGATGAGCCTTTTGCAGGCGTCGACCCTATCGCCGTTGAGGATATCCAGCACATCGTTTGGCGTTTGAAGTTCCGTAATATCGGTATCCTTATCACCGATCACAATGTGCATGAGACGCTGAATATTACCGACCGCGCCTATCTTCTTTTTGAGGGTCGTATTCTCTTCAAGGGAACTCCAGAGGAGTTGGCAGCCAATAAGATAGTGAAGGAGAAATATCTCGGTACAGACTTCGTTCTTCAGAAGAAAGACTTTCAGTTGCTCGACCAGCGTAAACGTGCACAGGAAGAGGCGAATGGTTTATAA
- a CDS encoding transposase: MKSNPAIYVEGVGWRRARVASLLRRLKGHDYQGRSIYMITLCTEGRQPLLGRLMRRTAAVASAYIEPTELGSEVVCCWREIPKHYPEVSVLAFQVMPDHIHGILFVTHEMAVHLGKVVNGFKVGCNRAYRRLVLGSSEALPQKQGQEDRIGRQRLAGSGERTKQRGCKHPEHGLLFAPGYHDSVLRGKGQLENMFRYVADNPRRLAMKRDNPKLFRVVNSLKVGERTFSAIGNQWLLEHPIRLQVRCHNNKTPENLRLIALQKEYFLARGREGGVLVSPCISAGEKEIARAALEEKLPLIVLLENGFPPLYKPPGQYFDACCEGRLLMLAPWAYHHERRPISREQCQALNSMSAALSNEAWTMAFEQELLRYTSGEE; encoded by the coding sequence ATGAAAAGTAATCCTGCAATATATGTGGAAGGGGTAGGTTGGCGTCGTGCGCGTGTGGCCTCGCTGCTACGGAGGCTTAAAGGGCATGACTATCAAGGACGGAGTATCTATATGATAACGCTCTGTACGGAAGGAAGACAGCCGCTGTTGGGAAGGCTTATGCGTCGAACTGCAGCTGTAGCATCCGCCTATATAGAACCAACGGAGCTGGGGAGTGAGGTTGTGTGTTGTTGGCGAGAGATTCCCAAGCATTATCCAGAGGTGAGTGTGCTTGCTTTTCAGGTTATGCCAGACCATATACACGGCATCCTTTTTGTGACACATGAGATGGCTGTACACCTGGGGAAGGTTGTCAACGGGTTCAAGGTTGGCTGTAATCGGGCGTATCGGCGGCTGGTGTTGGGGAGTTCTGAGGCACTGCCTCAGAAGCAGGGACAGGAGGACAGAATCGGAAGGCAGAGGCTGGCTGGCAGCGGAGAAAGGACTAAGCAGCGAGGTTGCAAGCACCCAGAGCATGGCTTGCTCTTTGCTCCAGGCTATCATGACAGCGTGCTAAGAGGGAAGGGGCAGTTAGAGAATATGTTCAGATATGTTGCAGATAACCCAAGACGGCTGGCGATGAAGCGGGATAATCCGAAACTCTTTCGTGTTGTGAATAGTTTGAAGGTGGGTGAAAGAACTTTCTCGGCTATAGGAAATCAGTGGTTATTAGAGCACCCAATAAGACTGCAGGTACGTTGTCATAACAACAAGACACCAGAAAACCTACGCCTTATAGCCTTACAAAAGGAATACTTCCTTGCACGAGGACGAGAGGGAGGAGTACTTGTTAGCCCCTGTATATCGGCTGGAGAAAAAGAAATAGCACGTGCAGCATTGGAGGAGAAACTCCCGCTTATAGTCTTGTTAGAAAACGGTTTCCCTCCCCTTTATAAGCCGCCTGGGCAGTATTTTGATGCTTGTTGTGAAGGGCGACTCCTTATGTTAGCCCCATGGGCATATCATCACGAACGTAGGCCTATTTCGCGTGAGCAGTGTCAAGCCCTTAATTCAATGTCAGCAGCACTTAGCAATGAAGCATGGACGATGGCATTCGAGCAGGAGTTATTAAGATATACTTCTGGTGAAGAATAG
- a CDS encoding MlaE family ABC transporter permease, with protein MLLFKWLTTFGNYLILMGRSFSRPERMRMFMKRYVKEMSQLGVDSIGIVLLISFFIGAVICIQIKLNVQSPWMPHWVSGYVTREIMLLEFSSSIMCLILSGKVGSNIASELGTMRVTQQIDALEIMGINSASYLILPKIMGLITIMPFLVIFSAATGIIGAYATAYLAHIITPVDLTAGLQHDFNPWFMWMSIIKGFFFAFIISSVSSYMGYTVKGGSVEVGKASTDAVVCSSVLILFSDVFLTQMLS; from the coding sequence ATGCTTTTATTCAAATGGCTGACCACATTCGGTAATTATCTTATATTAATGGGACGATCATTCAGTCGTCCGGAACGAATGAGAATGTTCATGAAGCGATATGTTAAAGAGATGTCCCAGTTGGGTGTTGACTCAATTGGCATCGTGTTGCTCATCTCTTTTTTCATTGGAGCTGTTATATGTATTCAGATTAAACTCAACGTGCAGAGCCCTTGGATGCCTCATTGGGTATCAGGTTATGTGACACGTGAGATTATGCTATTGGAGTTCTCCAGTAGTATCATGTGTCTGATTCTATCGGGTAAGGTTGGGTCAAACATTGCTTCTGAGTTAGGAACCATGCGCGTGACACAGCAGATAGATGCCTTAGAGATTATGGGTATCAATTCCGCCAGTTACCTCATCCTACCAAAGATTATGGGACTCATCACTATCATGCCATTTCTTGTTATCTTTTCGGCAGCAACAGGTATCATTGGAGCATACGCCACAGCCTACCTTGCACATATCATCACACCAGTAGATTTGACTGCTGGTTTGCAACATGATTTCAATCCGTGGTTTATGTGGATGAGTATCATCAAGGGATTCTTCTTTGCCTTTATCATTTCAAGTGTATCATCTTACATGGGCTACACGGTGAAGGGTGGAAGTGTTGAAGTCGGCAAAGCATCTACTGACGCTGTAGTCTGCTCAAGCGTACTGATTCTCTTCAGCGACGTTTTCCTCACACAGATGTTGAGTTAA
- a CDS encoding ABC transporter ATP-binding protein, protein MIEVKHLYKSFGDKEVLKDINTIFEDGKTNLIIGQSGAGKTVLMRSLTGLLEPTKGEVLYDGRNFVKMTKKEQILMRREMGMIFQGAALFDSLTVLENVRFPLDMFSDMTAKERDKRAMECLDRVNLTGAEQKFPGEISGGMQKRVAIARAIVMNPKYLFCDEPNSGLDPKTSLVIDDLLTGITREFNMTTIINTHDMNSVLGIGENIIFISDGKKEWQGDKNSVITSKNEKLNDLVFASDLFKKVKKIEKEDMK, encoded by the coding sequence ATGATTGAAGTAAAACACCTTTATAAATCATTCGGCGATAAAGAAGTGCTGAAAGATATCAACACCATTTTTGAAGACGGAAAAACTAACCTCATCATCGGACAGAGTGGTGCAGGTAAAACCGTTCTTATGCGCTCTCTCACAGGACTCCTTGAGCCTACGAAGGGCGAAGTGCTCTACGACGGACGTAACTTTGTCAAGATGACAAAGAAAGAACAGATTCTCATGCGACGTGAGATGGGTATGATCTTCCAAGGAGCAGCCCTCTTCGACTCGCTCACCGTATTGGAAAACGTACGTTTCCCACTGGACATGTTCTCGGATATGACGGCAAAGGAACGTGACAAAAGAGCAATGGAATGTCTGGATCGTGTGAATCTGACTGGAGCTGAACAGAAGTTCCCTGGTGAGATATCAGGTGGTATGCAGAAACGTGTTGCCATCGCGAGGGCCATCGTCATGAATCCGAAGTATCTTTTCTGCGATGAACCAAACTCTGGCCTTGACCCAAAGACCTCATTGGTCATCGACGATTTGCTTACAGGTATCACACGCGAGTTTAACATGACAACCATCATCAACACGCATGATATGAACTCAGTGTTGGGTATTGGTGAGAATATCATCTTTATCTCAGATGGTAAGAAAGAATGGCAAGGTGACAAGAACTCTGTCATTACATCGAAAAATGAAAAGTTAAACGACCTCGTCTTCGCATCAGATCTCTTTAAGAAAGTCAAGAAAATAGAAAAGGAAGATATGAAATAA
- a CDS encoding IS1634 family transposase, with amino-acid sequence MHANVQTRFNPATGDMAPYYRIKESYRDVQGHVHSLILLNIGFEPSLTAVQVRKIAYALTERFKNRSTPSLFKEHLDGLTPIEQVKADEWWSRMENEGGIDRFNKEEQKSLRKYENYVDLETAKYTDARNVGAEWLCKQTIDKLQLEGFLRKNGWTENTIHTALSALIVRTVYAVSERSSYYYLRDNSAAGELYSGVPGWTPGINSLYKVTDKLYELKEQLERHLCNVTDDLFNIDNKLMLFDLTNFYFEGSKRNSNKAKFGRSKEKRSDCKLLVLALCINKEGFIRYSSILEGNTADPKSLPNMIDTLAKRNPSRTKDTLVVMDAGVATEENLELIKRKGYNYLCVSRTKMKDYTLSDDNKSVTVMDARRQKITLKEVKTEDDKDYYLEITSPSKAMTESSMNRVWRERFEMELKRINDGISKKGGTKTYEKVVERTGRAIQKYPSIAKFYQISYIKDEKKPKQMLRVDWEIKDLSAMESGHGVYFLRSNIRTLDERVTWEYYNLIREIECTNRQLKNDLNLRPIYHQKDERSDAHLFFGLLAYWVVNTIRCQLKREGESCYWTEIVRRMSTQKLVTTKGKNPLGENIEMRQCSSPSKQAKQIYDKLNLKHSPYKKNKICRTQSP; translated from the coding sequence ATGCACGCAAATGTACAGACACGATTCAACCCTGCAACAGGCGACATGGCTCCTTATTATCGCATTAAGGAGTCATATCGTGACGTGCAGGGTCATGTACATTCGCTAATTCTGTTGAACATCGGGTTCGAGCCTTCACTTACAGCCGTACAGGTTCGAAAAATTGCATACGCACTTACCGAACGCTTCAAAAACAGAAGTACACCCTCGCTTTTCAAGGAACATCTTGACGGACTTACTCCTATTGAACAGGTAAAGGCTGATGAATGGTGGAGCCGTATGGAGAACGAAGGTGGAATTGATAGGTTTAACAAGGAAGAGCAGAAGTCGCTGAGAAAATATGAGAACTACGTTGACCTTGAGACGGCAAAATATACTGACGCAAGGAATGTCGGTGCTGAGTGGCTCTGCAAGCAGACGATAGACAAACTGCAATTAGAGGGTTTCCTGCGCAAAAACGGCTGGACGGAGAATACAATACACACAGCTTTGTCAGCATTGATTGTTCGCACAGTATATGCTGTTTCTGAACGTTCGTCTTATTATTATTTGCGTGATAACTCGGCTGCTGGTGAACTTTATAGTGGAGTTCCTGGCTGGACACCAGGAATCAATTCTCTGTATAAAGTCACTGACAAATTATATGAACTAAAGGAACAGTTAGAGCGTCATCTGTGCAACGTTACTGACGATCTCTTTAATATAGACAACAAGTTGATGCTCTTCGACTTAACCAACTTCTATTTCGAGGGCAGCAAGCGTAACAGCAACAAGGCCAAGTTCGGCCGATCAAAAGAAAAACGCTCTGACTGTAAGCTACTTGTACTTGCACTATGTATCAATAAAGAAGGTTTTATACGTTATTCTTCTATCTTGGAGGGTAATACAGCAGACCCTAAGTCTCTGCCCAATATGATTGATACGTTAGCAAAGAGGAATCCATCACGGACAAAAGATACGCTCGTTGTCATGGATGCAGGTGTTGCCACGGAAGAGAACTTGGAGCTGATCAAAAGAAAAGGTTACAATTATCTCTGCGTATCCCGTACAAAGATGAAGGACTATACGCTCAGTGATGATAACAAGAGTGTTACGGTAATGGATGCCCGTCGGCAGAAAATAACGCTGAAAGAGGTTAAGACAGAAGATGACAAGGATTATTATCTCGAAATAACATCTCCTTCGAAAGCTATGACAGAGTCGTCTATGAACAGGGTCTGGAGAGAGCGTTTTGAGATGGAACTGAAGAGAATAAACGATGGAATCTCCAAGAAAGGTGGAACAAAAACCTATGAAAAGGTTGTTGAACGTACAGGACGTGCCATACAGAAGTACCCATCTATAGCGAAGTTCTATCAGATAAGCTACATAAAAGATGAGAAGAAACCCAAGCAGATGCTGCGCGTAGACTGGGAGATAAAAGACCTCTCGGCAATGGAGTCCGGTCACGGAGTCTACTTCCTCCGCAGCAATATCAGGACACTTGATGAGCGTGTGACATGGGAATACTACAATCTCATTCGTGAGATAGAATGTACAAACAGGCAACTAAAGAATGACCTCAACCTCCGTCCTATCTATCATCAGAAAGATGAGCGAAGCGACGCACACCTCTTCTTCGGTTTATTAGCCTATTGGGTGGTAAACACCATCCGCTGTCAATTAAAACGAGAAGGAGAATCCTGTTACTGGACCGAGATTGTACGACGTATGAGCACCCAGAAGCTCGTCACAACAAAAGGGAAGAATCCATTAGGTGAGAACATCGAGATGCGCCAATGTAGTAGTCCTTCGAAGCAAGCAAAACAGATATACGATAAGTTGAACTTAAAACACTCACCATACAAAAAGAATAAAATTTGTAGGACACAGAGCCCATAA
- the der gene encoding ribosome biogenesis GTPase Der — protein MGNLVAIVGRPNVGKSTLFNRLTQTRHAIVSDTAGTTRDRQYGKCQWNGREFSIVDTGGWVVKSDDIFEDAIRKQVLVATEEADLVLFVVDTETGITDWDEDVATILRRTKLPVLLVANKVDNSGEYYQAAEFYKLGLGEPICISAATGGGTGDLLDILLESLKDAPEETIDLDIPRFAVVGRPNAGKSSIINAFIGEDRNIVTEIAGTTRDSIYTRYTKFGFDFYLVDTAGIRRKNKVSEDLEFYSVMRSIRSIENSDVCILMLDATRGIEAQDMNIFQLIQRNHKSLVVVVNKWDLVEDKTQKVIDTFENAIRKRMAPFVDFPIIFASALTKQRIFKVLETAKEVYQNRTRHIGTTKLNEVMLPIIEATPPQSVKGKYIKIKYCSQLPNTQIPSFVFYANLPQYVKEQYRRFLENKIRENWNLHGCPINVFVRQK, from the coding sequence ATGGGAAATTTAGTAGCTATTGTTGGACGCCCAAATGTTGGTAAGTCCACACTTTTCAATCGATTAACTCAGACACGTCATGCGATTGTGAGCGATACTGCTGGTACAACACGCGACCGCCAGTATGGTAAGTGTCAGTGGAACGGACGCGAGTTCTCTATTGTTGACACTGGTGGATGGGTTGTCAAATCAGATGATATTTTTGAAGATGCTATTCGCAAGCAGGTGCTTGTGGCAACAGAAGAAGCCGACCTTGTTCTCTTTGTTGTTGATACCGAGACCGGTATTACCGACTGGGATGAGGATGTAGCAACGATTCTTCGCCGCACAAAGCTTCCTGTGCTCCTTGTAGCTAATAAGGTTGATAATAGTGGTGAGTATTATCAGGCAGCCGAGTTCTATAAACTTGGTCTGGGTGAACCAATCTGTATCAGTGCTGCTACAGGTGGTGGAACAGGTGATTTACTTGATATTCTGTTAGAGAGTTTGAAAGATGCACCAGAAGAGACTATAGATTTGGATATTCCTCGTTTCGCAGTTGTAGGTCGCCCTAATGCAGGTAAGTCAAGTATTATCAATGCTTTCATTGGTGAGGACCGAAATATTGTGACCGAGATAGCCGGTACGACACGTGATAGTATCTATACTCGTTACACCAAGTTCGGTTTTGATTTCTATCTTGTTGATACCGCAGGTATCCGTCGTAAGAATAAGGTGAGTGAAGACTTGGAGTTCTATAGTGTCATGCGTTCTATCCGAAGCATTGAAAACTCAGATGTTTGTATTCTTATGTTGGATGCAACGCGTGGTATTGAAGCACAGGATATGAATATCTTCCAGCTCATTCAGCGAAACCATAAGAGCCTTGTTGTAGTTGTGAACAAATGGGACTTAGTTGAAGACAAGACCCAGAAGGTTATTGATACCTTCGAGAATGCTATTCGCAAGCGTATGGCACCATTCGTTGACTTCCCTATCATTTTTGCTTCGGCACTAACTAAGCAGCGTATCTTTAAGGTTTTGGAGACGGCGAAAGAAGTTTATCAGAACCGAACAAGACACATTGGTACAACAAAATTGAATGAGGTGATGCTTCCTATCATTGAAGCAACGCCACCACAGTCAGTTAAGGGTAAGTATATTAAAATTAAATATTGCTCACAACTTCCTAACACACAGATTCCTTCATTCGTATTCTATGCGAACCTGCCACAGTATGTCAAGGAGCAGTATCGCCGTTTCTTAGAGAATAAGATACGTGAGAATTGGAACCTACATGGCTGTCCAATCAATGTGTTTGTCCGTCAGAAGTAG
- the era gene encoding GTPase Era, protein MHKAGFVNIVGNPNVGKSTLMNQLVGEKLSIATFKAQTTRHRIMGIVNTEDSQIVFSDTPGVLKPNYKMQEMMLQFSESALADADILLYVTDVVEDPEKNMDFLEKVSKMTIPVILLINKIDESDQKKLGTLVTKWHVLLPNAEILPISAKNKFGIDILLKRIHELLPESPAFFDKDQLTDKPAKFFVSEIIREKILRYYDKEIPYSVEVVIERFKEDDRQIHINAVIYVERNSQKGIIIGHQGMALKKVSTEARKSLERFFEKKIFLETFVKVDKDWRNSQKELKQFGYSPE, encoded by the coding sequence ATGCACAAAGCAGGATTTGTAAATATCGTTGGTAATCCGAATGTGGGAAAAAGTACGCTGATGAATCAACTCGTTGGCGAGAAGCTTAGTATAGCCACGTTTAAGGCACAGACAACACGTCATCGTATTATGGGAATCGTCAATACAGAAGATTCGCAAATAGTTTTCTCTGATACACCTGGTGTACTAAAGCCAAATTATAAGATGCAGGAGATGATGCTTCAATTCTCCGAGTCAGCGTTGGCTGATGCTGATATCTTGCTTTATGTGACAGATGTTGTCGAAGATCCGGAAAAAAATATGGATTTCTTGGAGAAGGTATCTAAAATGACCATCCCAGTCATCCTCCTTATTAACAAGATTGACGAGAGCGACCAGAAAAAACTTGGTACACTTGTCACAAAATGGCATGTGCTGTTACCTAATGCAGAGATTCTTCCAATCTCAGCTAAGAATAAGTTTGGAATCGACATTCTTCTCAAACGTATTCATGAGCTTCTACCTGAGAGTCCTGCTTTCTTTGATAAGGATCAGTTGACTGATAAACCTGCAAAATTCTTCGTATCTGAGATTATCCGTGAGAAGATTCTGCGCTATTACGACAAGGAAATCCCTTATTCTGTAGAGGTTGTTATTGAGCGTTTCAAAGAAGATGACCGACAAATACATATAAATGCGGTTATTTATGTTGAACGTAATAGCCAAAAGGGCATTATCATCGGGCATCAGGGAATGGCGCTCAAGAAGGTTTCCACTGAAGCACGTAAGAGCCTCGAGCGATTCTTTGAAAAGAAGATTTTCCTTGAGACTTTTGTAAAGGTTGACAAGGACTGGCGTAACTCACAGAAAGAGTTGAAGCAATTCGGATATAGTCCGGAGTAA
- a CDS encoding beta-ketoacyl-ACP synthase III encodes MSMINAIITGVAGYVPDYVLNNEELSRMVDTNDEWITTRTGIKERRILTEEGLGTSYMARKAAKLLMTKTGADPDSIDAVVVATTTPDYPHPSTASIVLGKLGLKNAFAFDLAAACCGFMYALDVACNMIQSGRHKRIIVIGADKMSAITDYRDRATCPLFGDGAGAVMVEGTTEEGIGMIDSYHRTDGKGLPFLHVKAGGSVCPSSSFTVDHRLHYTYQEGRTVFRYAVTAMGDDCENLLRRNGLTKDDVDYVVCHQANLRIIEAVAKRIGIPMEKVLVNIQRYGNTSAACMPLVLWDFESQLKKGDNIIFTAFGAGFVNGASYFKWAYDGDSVAAKK; translated from the coding sequence ATGAGTATGATTAATGCGATTATAACAGGTGTCGCAGGTTACGTGCCAGACTATGTCCTCAATAATGAGGAGTTGTCTCGCATGGTTGATACAAATGATGAGTGGATTACCACTCGTACAGGTATTAAGGAACGCCGAATCCTGACTGAAGAGGGGCTCGGCACATCCTATATGGCCCGCAAGGCAGCAAAGCTCCTGATGACAAAGACAGGTGCTGATCCTGACAGTATTGATGCTGTTGTTGTTGCTACAACGACTCCTGACTATCCGCATCCTTCTACAGCTTCTATCGTTTTAGGAAAGCTGGGATTGAAGAATGCCTTCGCATTTGACTTAGCTGCTGCATGTTGTGGCTTCATGTATGCACTCGATGTAGCCTGCAATATGATCCAGAGTGGTCGTCACAAGCGTATCATTGTTATCGGTGCTGACAAGATGTCAGCTATTACCGATTATCGTGATCGTGCTACGTGTCCACTTTTTGGTGATGGTGCAGGTGCTGTGATGGTTGAGGGAACAACCGAGGAAGGTATTGGTATGATAGATTCTTATCATCGTACAGATGGTAAGGGACTTCCATTCCTCCATGTTAAAGCAGGCGGTTCTGTCTGTCCTTCATCAAGTTTTACAGTTGATCATCGTTTACATTACACTTACCAAGAGGGACGCACAGTCTTTCGCTATGCTGTCACAGCAATGGGCGACGATTGTGAAAATCTTTTGAGGCGTAATGGCTTAACAAAAGATGATGTAGATTACGTGGTTTGTCATCAGGCAAATCTCCGTATCATCGAAGCTGTCGCAAAGCGTATAGGTATCCCAATGGAAAAAGTTTTGGTTAATATTCAGCGTTATGGTAACACCAGTGCTGCTTGTATGCCGCTTGTTCTTTGGGATTTTGAATCACAGCTGAAGAAGGGTGATAATATTATTTTCACCGCCTTTGGAGCAGGTTTCGTTAATGGTGCCTCTTACTTCAAGTGGGCTTATGACGGAGACTCTGTAGCAGCTAAGAAATAA
- the rpmF gene encoding 50S ribosomal protein L32: MAHPKRRQSKTRTLKRRTHDKAVAPTLALCPNCGAYYVYHTVCPTCGYYRGKVAVVKETAE, translated from the coding sequence ATGGCACATCCAAAAAGAAGACAGTCAAAGACTCGTACACTGAAGAGAAGAACTCACGATAAGGCAGTAGCTCCTACATTGGCTTTATGTCCTAACTGTGGTGCTTACTATGTATATCACACGGTTTGCCCAACTTGTGGTTACTATCGTGGTAAGGTTGCTGTCGTAAAGGAAACAGCTGAGTAA